ATTTTCCTGAACGATCGTTACTCTTATTTATCACGGCTTGTGTGATTTTAGTCACGTTAGTTGGAGGGATTCTTGTTTTACCATTTTTAACTGACTCAGATGAGATTGAAAATACAAACATGCAAGGCATAATGCTGTTGCAAGAGGTTATCGAAAAACTTAAAAAGATAAATCAAGAAGATCCACATGTTGAAATGAATGTTGTGATTGAAAATTATCAAGATCGCGTAAAAGAACTGTATACAGAGCAACTCCCATCAGATCAACGACAAGAAGTACAGGAGTTACGTGCATTGATTGTTTCGATTGAACGAGATGGTTTGGAGGAGAGCTTTCGCCAAAAAGAAATCGGAATCGAAGGTTATCGGTTATATGAACGTTTGATATCAAGAATGGAACGATCAATTGCCAGGCAGTTACTATCGATTATCGGTTTTTGGTTACTGTTTGTTCGCCAAATTATTGCGTTTTTTATTCATCCAAAGCATTTATTCGCTAAGAAAGATGAAGAAAATAGACGAGAATTTCAAAAAGAAGAACTAGAAAATGTTCGCCAAGTCTTTTTACAAAATACAGAAGTTATTTTGAAGAGTTTGGATAATCTAAATGGTGTTTACGATGAGGAAATCATTCGTTTCTTTATTGAAGGACGGCTACAATTGGCGCATAGGCTAGAAGATGGGACTTTTATTGATTCTTTTATTGTTCGCTCTCAATCTAACTATGTAAAAGAACTATTGATTGGCTATCAGGAAGAACGAAAAGTGATCGATGAATATGAGATCTCTGGAAAAATATCTTCTCTTGAAGCAAATGAATATCGGAAAAATGTCAATTTGCTAGAATCCTATTCGATCAACGATATTTCAAGTGCTGTTCCACTAAGGAAACTGACAAGAGAATTAAAAAAAGAAGCAGACTAAGAAAACTAGCTTCTTTTTTTTACATTTTTTTGATACAATAAGCAGGATGAAAAGGGCGTGAGCAGATGAATGAGTTAAAAGTAACTGAATTAACGAAAACATATGGAGAGAAAACATTATTTGATCACATTTCTTTCCATATTCATGATAAAGACCGGATTGGCTTGATCGGGACAAATGGCACTGGAAAAACTAGTTTGTTGAATATTCTTGCGGGTAAGGCTGGTGGAGATGGTGATGGTCAGGCGATCCAACAGCCAAATGACTATCAAGTCGGCTATCTTTCTCAAGATAAAGAGTTTGATCCAGAGCTATCCGTTGTAGAAGCCGTGTTCCAAGGAGAAACGCCAATTATTCAAGCAGTTAAAAACTATGAGTTGGCGCTACTTGCATTAGCGGAAGACGGACTAGATCCTACCGTTCAAAAACAATATGCTCAAGCAGAAGAACGCATGAATAAAGAAGATGCGTGGACAGCAGATACAGATGCTAAAATTATTTTACAAAAACTAGGGATTGAAACCTTGCACAAAAAAATAGGTGAGTTATCTGGTGGACAAAAGAAACGTGTCAGTCTTGCTCAAGTATTGATTGAATCACCTGATTTACTATTATTGGATGAACCAACCAACCATCTGGATTATGAAGCGATCAATTGGCTAGAAAGCTTTTTGAACGGTTACCGCGGAGCTATTTTGATGGTGACTCACGATCGTTACTTTTTAGATCGGGTCACAAATCGAATCTTCGAACTTTCTTTTGGAAAACTATACGAATACAAGGGGAATTACGAGGCGTATATCATTGCTAAGGCTGAACGTGAACGAGTTGGTGTTGAACAAGAAGAAAAAAGAAAACAACTCTACAAACAAGAACTGGAATGGATGCGAGCCGGTGTTAAAGCTCGAGGAACCAAACAACAAGCGCGGCAAGATCGTTTCCATGACCTAAAAGAAAATCTCCATCAAGTCAATCAAAAAGGTCAGCTAGAAATGGATATTGCAACCCAGAGATTAGGTAAAAAAGTCTTAGAAATTCAAAATGGTGACTATCAAATCGAACATAAAACAATTTTAAAAGAATTTGATTTGCTTATTCAAGCAAAAGATCGGATTGGGATTACTGGAAAAAATGGTGCTGGCAAATCAACATTATTAAATATCCTTGCTGGTCGTCTAGAGTTAGACGGTGGATTCTATTCAATTGGTGAAACAGTTAACTTGGCTTACTATACGCAACAAAATGAAGCGATGGACCCTAACCAACGCATGATTTCTTATTTACAAGAAGCGGCGGAACAAGTGCAACGGGGCGATGGAACAACCATCGGTGTGGCTGAATTATTGGAACGGTTTTTATTTCCTCGTTTCATGCATGGAACAGTTATTGGGAAACTATCTGGTGGTGAAAAACGTCGGCTGTATTTATTAAAACTTTTGATTGGTCAACCAAATGTGTTATTATTGGACGAGCCGACAAATGATTTAGATATTGATACCTTAACTCTTTTAGAGGATTATATTCAAACATTTAAAGGTGCTGTGATCGCTGTTTCTCATGACCGTTATTTTCTTGATAAAACAATGGATAAACTACTGGTTTTTCAAGGAGAAGGTCACATCACGACTTATTTTGGATCGATGAGCGACTATTTAGCGGTAAGTAAAGAGCCAGCGAAAAAAGTAACGAAGGCAGAAGTAAGACCGACTAGCGAAGTTGAAAAGAAAGCAAAAACAAAGTTAACTTACATGGAACAAAGAGAATGGGAAACAATTGAAACAGATATAGCACATCTTGAAGAGCAATCAGCTAAAATTACAGAAGAGATGAATCATCAAGGTGATGACTTTACGAAACTACAACAGCTTCAAACAGAATTGGCAAGAGTGGAAGAAGAGCTGGATGAAAAGATGGAACGCTGGGAATATTTGAGTGAATTTGCAGAAAACTAGGAGGCACAAACTATGGAAGAAGCATACTTAGCATTAGGCCGTAAAATTTTAGAGGAAGGTCATCTAAAAGAAGACCGGACTGGAACAGGGACGCGGAGTATTTTTGGGCATCAAATGCGTTTTGATTTATCTGAGGGATTTCCCTTATTAACGACTAAACGAGTGCCTTTCGGCTTGATCAAAAGCGAACTTTTATGGTTTTTGAATGGTGACACCAATATTCGTTACCTCTTACAACATAACAATCATATTTGGGATGAATGGGCATTTGAACGTTATGTAAAAAGTGATGATTACAAGGGTCCAGATATGACTGATTTTGGTCATCGTGTCCTAACAGACGAAGTATTTAAGCAAAATTACGAAATAGAACATAAAAAATTCTGTGAGGCGATTTTATCGGATGAGGTATTTGCTGCCAAACATGGTGAATTAGGCAACATTTATGGTGCGCAATGGCGCCATTGGGAGACCAAAGAGGGTGGATTTATCGATCAATTAAAAAATGTTATTACGATGATCAAAAAAACACCAGATTCAAGACGCTTGATCGTCTCGGCTTGGAATCCAGAAGATGTTCCTTCGATGGCGTTACCGCCATGTCATACGATGTTTCAATTTTATGTAAATGATGGAAAATTAAGTTGTCAATTATATCAACGTAGCGGGGATGTTTTTCTAGGTGTACCCTTCAACATTGCTAGTTATGCTTTGTTGACTCATTTGATTGCGCATGAAACAGGTTTAGAAGTAGGCGATTTTGTTCATACGATTGGCGATGCTCACTTGTATACTAACCACATCGAGCAAATGAATGAACAACTGGTTCGAGAAGTTCGAGCTTTCCCGACATTAAAATTAAATCAAGAAAAAAAATCGGTATTTGATTTTGAAATGGAAGATATTGTCATTGAAGGATATGAACCGCATCCTGCAATCAAGGCGCCAATTGCCGTTTAATTTGAAAGGAGTTCCCCGATGTTAGCAGCCATATGGGCACAAGATGAACAAGGAACGATTGGAAAGAAAAATCGCTTACCTTGGCATTTGCCAAATGATCTGAAGTTTTTTAAACAAATGACGGAAGATAACACTATTGTGATGGGTAGAAAGACTTTTGAGGGAATGGGTAGCCGCCCGTTACCAAATCGTCAAACAATTGTTTTAACCAGAGATAAAGGATACCAAGCAGAAGGAGTCACTGTATTTCATACTGTGGGAGAGGTGCTCGAATACGCAAGATCTTTTGCTGGAATTACGTTTATTTCAGGTGGTTCAGCGGTATATGAGGATTTTTTACCTTATTGTGATGTGTTGTATCGCACTGTTATTGATCATTCATTTGAAGGTGATACCAAATTTCCTGCTGTTGCTTGGGATGATTGGACATTGATCAACTTAAGTGAAGGGGAGCAAGATGAAAATAATCGTTATGCTTACCAATTTGAGACCTATCAGCGTAAAGTGACTGCAGAGTAAAATTATTTATGCTACTTATATAAAAGAAACAAATAGCCTGATACATAACTCTTCACGTTATGTATCAGGCTATTATTATCCGAATAAACGGTAGGTAGCAGCGATCTTTCTTATTTTTCAGAATTAGCCGCTTTTGTCCCAACCTCTTTGTTTCTAAATATGATTGCGATATAAACCAACAACTTTACCTAAGATACTGACATTATTTAAAATAATTGGATCCAAAGCATCATTTTCTGGCTGAAGACGAACATGATCCGTTTCTTTAAAGAAACGTTTACAGGTTGCTTCATCTTCATCAGTCATAGCGATAACGATATCACCGTTTGAGGCAGTACTTTGTTTGCGGACAATGACTTGATCACCATCTAATATCCCAGCATTGATCATACTTTCTCCTCGAATCGTCAGCATGAATAAAGCATTTTCTTCTGTTCTTAGATCAGGTGGAAGCGGGAAGAAGTCAGATGCTTCTTCAACTGCTAAAATAGGTTCACCAGCTGTAACAACACCAAGCATAGGGATCACAGTAGGTTTGACCCCAATTCTTTCTAGACCGTCCGCTGTTAACTCAATGGCTCTTGGCTTTGTAGGATCACGCAGGATCATCCCTTTTTTCTCTAAACGGGCTAAATGGCCATGGACAGTGGATGTCGAGGAAAGGTCAACTGCTTTTCCAATCTCTCTTACAGTTGGAGGGTAGCCTTTAAGTTCAACTTGTTCATATATATATTTTAGTACTTCGATTTGTCTTGTGTCTGTACGTTTCACCACAATCCGCACCTTCTTTCAATTTATATTTTTAGTGTACCATAGTTTTGTACAGGAATCAAACAAGCGTTCGTGTTTATGATAAACATGGATTTAGGTTATTTTTACTAAAAAGTAAGTAGGTTTTTCAATACTAATTTCTGTATCTAATAGTTTTTGTTTTCCTTTTTTATTAAGAATATAGTTGTATTTTTGGCGCTCATCTTATAAGATAGACATGGAAAGTAAAGGAGGCAAAAGCATGTTATCATCAGAAAAAATGAACCGTATCAACGAACTTGCCAAAAAAGCAAAAGAAAATGAGTTGACTGAAAAAGAAAAAGAAGAACAAAAAGTTCTTCGTCAAGAATATCTAGCTGCTTTCCGCGGCGGTATGCGTCACCATATCGAAGGCATGAAAGTCGTTGATCCTAAAGGAAACGACGTTACACCAGAGAAGTTAAAAGAGATCCAAAAGGCAAAAGGCCTGCATAATAGAAAATAATTTCAGTTTTTTTTACTAAAAGTAATTGCTTTCATAAACGAAATACGCTAAACTATAGTTAATAAAGGTAAAAAAAACCTAAATAGGAGATGATTTTTTTGTTTGACAACACTGATCAGTTAGGCGTCAACACGATTCGTACATTGAGTATTGAAGCGGTACAAAAAGCAAACTCAGGCCATCCTGGCTTACCAATGGGTGCTGCACCTATGGCATATGCACTTTGGACAAAACATTTGAAAGTTAACCCAAAAACTGCTAGAAATTGGGTAGATAGAGACCGCTTCATTCTTTCTGCAGGTCATGGTTCTGCAATGCTTTATAGCTTACTTCATTTAGCAGGATACAGTGTAACAATGGATGATTTGAAGAGTTTCCGTCAATGGGGTAGTAAAACTCCAGGGCATCCTGAAGTCCATCATACAGATGGTGTTGAAGCGACTACTGGTCCTTTAGGTCAAGGGATTGCAATGGCAGTTGGAATGGCGATGGCTGAAGCGCACACTGCTGCGACATATAATCGCGATAGTTTCCCTGTGATCGATCACTATACGTATGCTTTATGCGGCGATGGCGATTTGATGGAAGGTGTTTCTCAAGAAGCGAGCTCGATGGCTGGGCACATGAAATTGGGCAAACTGATCGTATTATACGATTCAAATGATATTTCTTTAGATGGGCCAACTTCAAAAGCCTTCACAGAAAATGTTGGAGCTCGTTATGAAGCATACGGTTGGCAACATATTTTAGTGAAAGATGGTAATGATTTAGAAGAAATTTCTAAAGCAATTGAAACAGCTAAAGCTGAATCAGATAAACCAACCTTGATCGAAGTCAAAACAGTTATTGGTTATGGTGCTCCAAAAGAAGGCACATCTTCTGTTCATGGTGCCCCAATCGGAGCAGATGGTATTACTGCGGCTAAAGCTGTTTATGGTTGGGAATATCCTGATTTTACTGTTCCGGAAGAAGTTGCTGCTCGTTTTAAAGAAACAATGATAGAAAAAGGCGGCAAAGCTGAAACTAACTGGAATGACATGTTTGCAAACTATACAAAAGCACATCCTGAATTAGCAAAACAATTCAAACAAGCTTTTGCGGATGAACTTCCTGAAAATTGGGATAACGAATTACCAACTTATGAGGTAGGGTCAAGTGCTGCAAGTCGCGTAACAAGTAAAGAAACAATTCAAGCAATCTCTAAAGCTGTTCCAGGTTTTTGGGGCGGTTCCGCTGATTTATCTGCATCAAACAATACAATGGTTGCAGCAGAAAAAGATTTTGAACCAGGTCAATATGAAGGCCGCAATATTTGGTTTGGCGTTCGTGAGTTTGCCATGGCTGCAGCGATGAACGGAATTCAATTACATGGTGGTAGCCGTGTATATGGTGGAACATTCTTTGTCTTTACTGATTATTTACGTCCTGCGGTTCGTTTAGCAGCGATTCAAAATACTCCTGTAACTTATGTACTGACGCATGATTCTGTAGCGGTAGGGGAAGATGGCCCAACGCATGAACCTGTTGAGCAATTAGCAAGTATTCGTTGCATGCCTGGTGTTCAAGTAATTCGTCCAGCTGATGGAAACGAAACAGTTGCTGCATGGAAAATAGCTATGACGACTAAAGATGCTCCGACTGTTTTAGTTTTAAGTCGCCAAAACTTACCAGTTATTGAAGGAACTAAAGAACATGCTGGAGAGCTAGTTCAAAAAGGTGCATATGTGATTTCTAAGCAAAAAGGGGACAAACCAGAAGGAATCCTAATTGCAACTGGTTCAGAAGTGAACTTAGCCATTGAAACTCAAAAAGCATTGGCAGAACAAGGTCAAGATGTTTCAGTCGTTTCAATGCCAAGTTTCGATTTATTTGAAAAGCAAACAGCAGAATATAAAGAATCTGTTTTACCTAAAGCTGTGACTAAGCGTGTGGCAATCGAAGCGGCTTCACCATTTGGGTGGGAACGTTATGTTGGTACAGCCGGTACAACTGTGACGATCAATCACTTTGGCGCTTCTGCTCCTGGCGATTTAGTCTTAAAAGAATTTGGCTTTACAGTTGAAAATGTCGTAACAAAATATAATGAGTTATAAATAGCAAGTATTTAGTTAGTGAAAAAGCAAAAGTCCTAATCAGCTGGACTTTTGCTTTTTTTGTTGGGTAAATAGATTGTATGATTTGTAAAAAACTAAATAGAAGAGAGAATGTAATATTTGTGTAATATTTGCAATAGTTTTCTATTTATTAGAAAAAAGTTAATAAATAGAAAAATAAAGGATTCTTGCCGGAAAATCCAGTCGAAAAACAGACACTATGTAAACTGAACAAAACAATTGCACCTGAAATTATAAAACAAAAATTTCAGCTAGATTACGCTCACTTTAAAACTTCAAATTTCAGGAGTAAATAATTGTTTATAAAAAATTCCACGAGTAAAATGATGTTACGATGTTCTATTGAGGAGGAACAAATGAATGGACGAGATCAAAACAAGAAGTAGTAGACACCAACAAAAAACACAGAAGAATAATCATAAAAGAATGGTTTCTGTGATTGGGACTTCATTAGTATTTCTTCCTGTCGCAGGGAATCTGTTACCATTGGGTGTTCAAGCAACAGAAGTTGAAACTCAAGGAGCAGTTTCACAACAAGCATTTATTGATTCTATTGGATACTCAGCTGCTTCAGTAGCGGATGCAAATGATTTATATGCCTCTGTCATGATTGCTCAAGCATTATTAGAGAGTAGTTATGGAACTTCAGGTTTAGCCGCGGCTCCAAACTATAATTTATTCGGTGTCAAAGGAAGCTATGGCGGACAAACAGTTTATATGCCTACAGCTGAATATTTGAATGGTGAATGGGTCACTGTAACCGAACCATTTAGAAGTTATCCATCCTATACTGAGTCGTTTCAAGACCATGCTAACGTGCTTAAAACAACGATAGCTTCAAGTGGTAACTATCATTACTCTGGTGTATGGAAAAGTAATACAACGAGTTATATGGATGCAACAGCGGCTTTAGCTGGTCGCTATGCAACGGATCCTAACTATGCAAGTAAATTGAACTGGTTGATTTCTGCCTACGGTTTAACAGCGTACGATAGTGGTAGTACCGTAGCCACTACAGGTTATGAAAACCAAGCAAGTAGCGATCAAACAGCAATTGGACAGAGTAGTGCTACAGTTGCTGGGCAAACATACACAGTAGCCTCTGGTGACACTCTTTGGGGAATCGCTGAAAAATACGGAGTTTCAGTGGATCAATTGATGGCTTCAAATGGTATTACAGCTGAATTGATCACTGTAGGACAAGTGTTACAAGTTGCCTAAGAAAAGCTATCAACAATTCGTCATCTGGATGACGAATTGTTGATAGCTTTATTTTTATCGTTTTCCAGATCGCAATTCTTCTAAACGACGTTGACGATTTTTAGTTAGATCTTTGATTCTCGGGCGAGGTAGAATCGACTCCGAAGTTGTAGTTGACTCCATTGAATGTGTTAAAGAATTATTTACATCAAACTGTTTTAAATAGTCAAGAACTTCGCGGACAATTTGTGTTGGAGTAGAAGCACCTGCCGTCACGGCTACTTGCTCCACATCATATAACCATTTAGGATCGATTTGTGATACATCAGATATGCGGTGGGCAGGAACACCAGCCTGTTCAATGGAAACTTGAGCTAAACGATTGCTGTTATTACTTTTAGGATCACCAACAACGAGCGTTAAGTCACAACCTTGTGCTTGCTCAACAACGGCTTCTTGGCGAACTTGAGTTGCTTTACAAATATCTTTATGAATAAGCACATTACGATATTTTTTTTGAATCAATTCCATCAAATCGCTAACATCCCATTGGCTCATGGTTGTTTGGTTGGTGACAAAAATTTTATCAGAGTGTAAGTCTAAATCAGCAATATCTGCTTGATTAGCGACTAAATGAACATGTTCTGGCGATACACCCAAAGCGCCTTCAGGTTCAGGATGATTTTTTTTACCAATATAAATGATTTCATAGCCTTCTGTAACCTTTGTTTCAATCAACTCATGGGTGATCGTCACATCAGGACAAGTTGCATCAATCACGGTCAAGCCTTTTTCAACCGCTAATCGTTTGACTTTTGGTGAAGTTCCGTGAGCTGTAAAGATAACCGTTCCTTGATCAACTTGTGCTAAAATATCTTTACGACTAGCTCCATCTAAAGTGCGGATCCCGATGCTTTCAAAGGCGTCAGTCACATGTTTATTATGAACGATCATCCCTAAGATATAAATCGGGCGAGGCAAATTTTCATCAAGCGAGGCATTTCTAGCGATGACCATTGCATCAACAACCCCATAACAATAGCCTCGCGGACTAATATTAATAATTTTCATAAATAAAATAACTCCTACTTTACTATTTTTAAAGTCTCCTATACTATACAACATTACAACATGTTTGTTAAATTTGTTTAAAGAGAACTTATCAATTGACTAACAGTTGCAAAATGATAGCCAGATAAGTTGATATAAGCTATTATAAACACAAGACAGATTTTTTAGCTATATGAATATCAAACTGGAGGAATGAATCATGACTCAAATTTTTAACTCAGTTACTGAATTGATAGGGAAGACACCCATTGTAAAGTTAGGTCAGATTGTCCCAGATGGAGCGGCTGACGTTTTTGTGAAACTTGAATTTTTCAATCCCGGTGGAAGTGTAAAAGATCGGATTGCTTTAAGTATGATCGAGACTGCTGAAAAAAATGGCCAACTGAAAGCGGGAGATACAATTGTAGAACCTACTAGTGGGAATACTGGAATTGGTTTGGCAATGGTCGGCGCTGCAAAAGGCTATAAAGTCGTTATCGTAATGCCTGATACAATGAGTATTGAGCGTAGAAAATTAATGCAGGCGTACGGTGCTGAGTTATTGTTGACTCCAGGAGCTGAAGGAATGAAAGGTGCAATTGCCAAAGCGACAACGTTATCTGAAAAAGATGGCTTTTTCATGCCGATGCAGTTTGATAATCCAGCTAATCCGTCAACTCATGAAAAAAGGACTGGCAAAGAAATTCAGGATGTTTTTGGACCGGCCGGTTTGGATGCGTTTGTGGCTGGAGTAGGTACTGGTGGCACGATTACAGGTGTTGGGAAAGAGTTAAAACGTGTTTATCCAAAAATTTCGATTGTTGCTGTAGAACCAACCGAATCACCTGTTTTAGAAGGCGGTTCTCCAGGACCGCATAAAATTCAGGGGATCGGCGCTGGTTTTATTCCAAAAGTGTTAAATACAGAAATTTATAGTGAAATAATTGCAGTACCAAGTGAAGAGGCTATGGAAACCGCCCGTCAATTAGCAACTAAAGAAGGTTTACTTGTTGGAATCTCAGCAGGGGCAGCCGTAAACGCTGCAATCCAAGTTGCCAAAGAGTTAGGTGCTGGGAAAAAAGTACTGACTGTTATTCCTGATAACGGGGAACGATATCTGTCAACGGCTTTATATAATTTTCCTGAATAACTAGCGATTGAAAGAGAAGACGTAAATTTGCGTCTTCTCTTTTTTACTTGATCAACCACTCAAATAGTATGTAATAGTTTAAAAAAATACAAAAAATTGAGATAAACCTGCCATTTCCCCTACTATTTGCACGATTATTCTTGTCAAGTCAGATTAGAAATAGTATCATTTAGGAAAGAAGACTGGGAGGGGAACCAAATGGATAACATATTGGTAAAGAATGCACTTGAAGAATTAAAAGAAGCCAATATTCGTATTACTCCTCAAAGATATGCAATCTTGGAATATCTAATTGAGAATCATAGCCATCCAACAGCTGATGAAATTTATCGTTCACTAGAAGATCGTTTTCCAAATATGAGTGTTGCGACTGTTTATAATAATTTACGTTTGTTTACTGATATTGGTTTTGTTCAGGAAATGAATTATGGTGATGCATCTAGCCGATTTGACTTTAGTTCAAAAAAACACTACCATGCAATCTGCCAAAATTGTGGCAAAATTGTTGATTTCCATTATCCGGGCTTGGAAGATGTAGAGATGGCAGCAAGTAAATTGACTGGCTTTGAAATCAACGAACACCGACTAGAATTATATGGATTATGTCCTGATTGTCAAAAAGCCAAAAAAGAATGAAATGAGTGATAGAATGAGATCAATCCACACGGATAAGGCACCAAAAGCAATCGGCCCTTATGTACAGGGAAATATTGTGAATGGGCTATTATTTGCTTCAGGTCAAGTCCCGTTAAATCCTGAGACTGGAGATGTTACTGGTACTACCATAGAAGAGCAAACACAACAAGTTTTGAAAAATATCGCAGCCATTCTCGCAGAAGTAGGGAGTGACTTTGATCATATTGTTAAAACAACTTGCTTTTTAAAAGACATGAACGACTTTGTTGCGTTCAACGAAGTTTATGCTACAGCATTTACAAATCATTTACCAGCTAGGTCAGCTGTAGAAGTAGCCCGCTTACCTAAAGATGTTCTGATTGAGATAGAAATTATTGCGATGGTTAATGAATAATTCTTTGATTTCACAAGCTAAGAAACGAATGTTTCTTAGCTTTTTTTGTTGTAAAAACGGCATTCCTTTCAAAGAGAATGATTATTCAAATGAAAAAACAGTAAAAAATAGAGAAGTTTGTGAAAAAATAAGTTAATGATTCACAAGCAAAGAACTCGAATACGCATCCTCACTTTGTTATATTTTTAGTATACCAATAGATTTTTATTAAAATCGTTGGTGAAAAATTTAACTTGAAAGAAGGGATTTACAAAATGAAAGTCGTAGTCGTAGGATGTACGCATGCAGGAACAGCTGCAGTCAAAAGTATTTTAACAAATCACCCAAATGCGGAGGTAACCGTTTATGAACGAAATGATAATGTATCATTTTTATCATGTGGTATCGCGCTATATGTTGGAGGAGTAGTGAAGGAGGCTGACAGTTTATTCTATTCAAGTCCTGAAGAACTAGCGTCACTAGGTGCTACAGTTAAAATGGAACATGAAGTCGAAACCATCGATGTTGATCATAAAACAATCACTGCAAAAGATTTGAACACAGGCAAAGTTGAAACAAAAGAATATGATAAATTAGTCATGACCACAGGTTCGTGGCCAATCGTTCCTCCAATCAAGGGAATCGATGCTGAAAACATTTTATTATGTAAAAACTTTAACCAAGCAAACGTAATTATCGAACGTGCAAAAGATGCGAAGAAAGTTGTCGTTGTTGGTGGAGGTTACATTGGTATCGAATTGGTAGAAGCTTTTGTAGAATCAGGTAAAGATGTTACTTTGATCGA
The DNA window shown above is from Enterococcus sp. 12C11_DIV0727 and carries:
- a CDS encoding ABC-F family ATP-binding cassette domain-containing protein, with product MNELKVTELTKTYGEKTLFDHISFHIHDKDRIGLIGTNGTGKTSLLNILAGKAGGDGDGQAIQQPNDYQVGYLSQDKEFDPELSVVEAVFQGETPIIQAVKNYELALLALAEDGLDPTVQKQYAQAEERMNKEDAWTADTDAKIILQKLGIETLHKKIGELSGGQKKRVSLAQVLIESPDLLLLDEPTNHLDYEAINWLESFLNGYRGAILMVTHDRYFLDRVTNRIFELSFGKLYEYKGNYEAYIIAKAERERVGVEQEEKRKQLYKQELEWMRAGVKARGTKQQARQDRFHDLKENLHQVNQKGQLEMDIATQRLGKKVLEIQNGDYQIEHKTILKEFDLLIQAKDRIGITGKNGAGKSTLLNILAGRLELDGGFYSIGETVNLAYYTQQNEAMDPNQRMISYLQEAAEQVQRGDGTTIGVAELLERFLFPRFMHGTVIGKLSGGEKRRLYLLKLLIGQPNVLLLDEPTNDLDIDTLTLLEDYIQTFKGAVIAVSHDRYFLDKTMDKLLVFQGEGHITTYFGSMSDYLAVSKEPAKKVTKAEVRPTSEVEKKAKTKLTYMEQREWETIETDIAHLEEQSAKITEEMNHQGDDFTKLQQLQTELARVEEELDEKMERWEYLSEFAEN
- the lexA gene encoding transcriptional repressor LexA — protein: MVKRTDTRQIEVLKYIYEQVELKGYPPTVREIGKAVDLSSTSTVHGHLARLEKKGMILRDPTKPRAIELTADGLERIGVKPTVIPMLGVVTAGEPILAVEEASDFFPLPPDLRTEENALFMLTIRGESMINAGILDGDQVIVRKQSTASNGDIVIAMTDEDEATCKRFFKETDHVRLQPENDALDPIILNNVSILGKVVGLYRNHI
- a CDS encoding dihydrofolate reductase, giving the protein MLAAIWAQDEQGTIGKKNRLPWHLPNDLKFFKQMTEDNTIVMGRKTFEGMGSRPLPNRQTIVLTRDKGYQAEGVTVFHTVGEVLEYARSFAGITFISGGSAVYEDFLPYCDVLYRTVIDHSFEGDTKFPAVAWDDWTLINLSEGEQDENNRYAYQFETYQRKVTAE
- a CDS encoding DUF896 family protein, which gives rise to MLSSEKMNRINELAKKAKENELTEKEKEEQKVLRQEYLAAFRGGMRHHIEGMKVVDPKGNDVTPEKLKEIQKAKGLHNRK
- a CDS encoding thymidylate synthase, which translates into the protein MEEAYLALGRKILEEGHLKEDRTGTGTRSIFGHQMRFDLSEGFPLLTTKRVPFGLIKSELLWFLNGDTNIRYLLQHNNHIWDEWAFERYVKSDDYKGPDMTDFGHRVLTDEVFKQNYEIEHKKFCEAILSDEVFAAKHGELGNIYGAQWRHWETKEGGFIDQLKNVITMIKKTPDSRRLIVSAWNPEDVPSMALPPCHTMFQFYVNDGKLSCQLYQRSGDVFLGVPFNIASYALLTHLIAHETGLEVGDFVHTIGDAHLYTNHIEQMNEQLVREVRAFPTLKLNQEKKSVFDFEMEDIVIEGYEPHPAIKAPIAV
- the tkt gene encoding transketolase, which gives rise to MFDNTDQLGVNTIRTLSIEAVQKANSGHPGLPMGAAPMAYALWTKHLKVNPKTARNWVDRDRFILSAGHGSAMLYSLLHLAGYSVTMDDLKSFRQWGSKTPGHPEVHHTDGVEATTGPLGQGIAMAVGMAMAEAHTAATYNRDSFPVIDHYTYALCGDGDLMEGVSQEASSMAGHMKLGKLIVLYDSNDISLDGPTSKAFTENVGARYEAYGWQHILVKDGNDLEEISKAIETAKAESDKPTLIEVKTVIGYGAPKEGTSSVHGAPIGADGITAAKAVYGWEYPDFTVPEEVAARFKETMIEKGGKAETNWNDMFANYTKAHPELAKQFKQAFADELPENWDNELPTYEVGSSAASRVTSKETIQAISKAVPGFWGGSADLSASNNTMVAAEKDFEPGQYEGRNIWFGVREFAMAAAMNGIQLHGGSRVYGGTFFVFTDYLRPAVRLAAIQNTPVTYVLTHDSVAVGEDGPTHEPVEQLASIRCMPGVQVIRPADGNETVAAWKIAMTTKDAPTVLVLSRQNLPVIEGTKEHAGELVQKGAYVISKQKGDKPEGILIATGSEVNLAIETQKALAEQGQDVSVVSMPSFDLFEKQTAEYKESVLPKAVTKRVAIEAASPFGWERYVGTAGTTVTINHFGASAPGDLVLKEFGFTVENVVTKYNEL
- a CDS encoding glucosaminidase domain-containing protein: MDEIKTRSSRHQQKTQKNNHKRMVSVIGTSLVFLPVAGNLLPLGVQATEVETQGAVSQQAFIDSIGYSAASVADANDLYASVMIAQALLESSYGTSGLAAAPNYNLFGVKGSYGGQTVYMPTAEYLNGEWVTVTEPFRSYPSYTESFQDHANVLKTTIASSGNYHYSGVWKSNTTSYMDATAALAGRYATDPNYASKLNWLISAYGLTAYDSGSTVATTGYENQASSDQTAIGQSSATVAGQTYTVASGDTLWGIAEKYGVSVDQLMASNGITAELITVGQVLQVA
- a CDS encoding 4-hydroxy-3-methylbut-2-enyl diphosphate reductase — protein: MKIINISPRGYCYGVVDAMVIARNASLDENLPRPIYILGMIVHNKHVTDAFESIGIRTLDGASRKDILAQVDQGTVIFTAHGTSPKVKRLAVEKGLTVIDATCPDVTITHELIETKVTEGYEIIYIGKKNHPEPEGALGVSPEHVHLVANQADIADLDLHSDKIFVTNQTTMSQWDVSDLMELIQKKYRNVLIHKDICKATQVRQEAVVEQAQGCDLTLVVGDPKSNNSNRLAQVSIEQAGVPAHRISDVSQIDPKWLYDVEQVAVTAGASTPTQIVREVLDYLKQFDVNNSLTHSMESTTTSESILPRPRIKDLTKNRQRRLEELRSGKR